In the Sus scrofa isolate TJ Tabasco breed Duroc chromosome 6, Sscrofa11.1, whole genome shotgun sequence genome, one interval contains:
- the ZNF473 gene encoding zinc finger protein 473 isoform X1, whose translation MRTLAARPQSAMTEEFVTLQDVAMDFTLEDWEQLRLDQSNLFWDTALDNYQSLFLLNPPRPNVTSRPDGGKELEALAKGSPESTAPDTAETKTSPLPQDLLAEGLSQEILETFSKDGLWNSHLGEACIGQSWLDSLLGDPESLLSSDIVTSKESPKLGPKSLLFLGADSVTCDLPEKSLTPANSQECGNDFGCFSEQSQQDTIQGGEKPYKCSECGKSFSRSYHLIQHWVIHTREEPTVHQEYENDFSQSTCLFVQPVTHTDYKSCVVCNKCGETFSQNTQLLWHQKIHTKEKPCKSQDSDHPSGHNSQPVEHQKTHPGGKSYKCKECGKGFSQTFHFTRHQKTHTRKRYECAKCKATFNFNKYLLQHQKIHAPKRIFECQECGKAFRQNSLLLKHQSVHTREKPYKCDECGKPFSHILTLKIHQSVHSGEKPYKCNDCGKAFYRNTHLNEHRRIHTGYKPHKCHKCVKSFSRLSHLIRHLSIHTTEKPYTCADCKETFSHNEYLIQHQKIHMVEAPYECQECGERFICHSTLTCHQSVHIREKQGLDKSRKILDENPEQTEHPKVSKKCFKCDECEKTFSCSKYLTQHKRIHTRVKPFECDQCGKAFGQSNQLIHHQRIHTGVKPYECGDCRKAFIHSTSLTKHQSTHKSEQLFKFNECSKTLHQSAYLLEHQLTHPAEKPFKHYMCDEVSAHSNYLIQHQGTQAGKESFEHHECGEMVQQSSCLSQHQRVRTIEKPYKCGDCGKTFSLGAQLVQHQRVHTGEKPYICQECGKAFSQSSCLSKHQRVHTGEKPYECGYCGKTFSRGAPLVRHQRIHTGEKPYVCQECGKAFRQSSCLSKHQRIHTGEKPYVCTECGKAFAQKANLTQHERTHTGEKPYVCDVCGKAFGLSSHLSQHQRIHMQEKA comes from the exons ATGAGGACTCTGGCTGCAAGGCCTCAGTCAGCTATGACTGAG GAGTTTGTGACCCTCCAGGACGTAGCCATGGACTTCACCTTGGAGGACTGGGAGCAGCTGAGGCTGGACCAGAGCAACCTGTTCTGGGACACAGCGCTGGACAACTACCAGAGCCTCTTCCTGCTCA ACCCCCCCAGACCCAACGTGACTTCCCGTCCAGATGGTGGGAAAGAGCTGGAGGCCCTGGCAAAAGGGAGCCCAGAGTCAACAGCCCCTG ACACAGCTGAGACCAAGACCTCTCCTCTGCCCCAGGACCTCTTGGCAGAAGGACTCTCCCAGGAGATTTTAGAGACATTTTCCAAGGATGGCCTCTGGAACTCCCATTTGGGAGAAGCCTGCATAGGCCAGAGCTGGTTAGATAGTTTGCTGGGAGATCCAGAAAGTCTTCTGAGTTCTGATATTGTTACCAGCAAGGAAAGCCCCAAACTTGGTCCCAAGTCCCTCCTTTTTCTAGGGGCGGATTCTGTGACTTGTGATCTTCCTGAAAAGAGCCTAACACCAGCAAACTCTCAGGAATGTGGGAATGACTTTGGCTGCTTCTCAGAACAGAGCCAACAGGATACCATCCAGGGAGGGGAGAAACCATATAAATGTAGTGAGTGTGGGAAGAGCTTCAGCCGGAgttaccatctgatccagcactGGGTTATTCACACTAGGGAGGAACCCACTGTGCACCAAGAGTATGAGAATGATTTCAGCCAGAGCACTTGTCTTTTTGTGCAACCAGTGACTCACACAGACTACAAATCCTGTGTTGTGTGTAACAAGTGCGGGGAAACTTTCAGTCAGAATACACAACTCCTGTGGCATCAGAAAATTCACACCAAAGAAAAACCATGTAAGAGTCAAGACAGTGACCATCCATCAGGTCACAACTCACAGCCTGTTGAGCATCAGAAAACCCACCCAGGTGGCAAATCCTACAAATGTAAAGAATGTGGCAAGGGTTTCAGTCAAACATTTCACTTCACCCGGCATCAGAAGACCCACACTCGGAAACGCTATGAATGTGCCAAATGCAAGGCGACCTTCAACTTTAATAAATATCTCCTCCAACATCAGAAAATCCATGCTCCAAAAAGGATATTTGAATGTCAGGAGTGCGGGAAGGCCTTCAGGCAAAACTCCTTGCTCCTCAAACACCAGTCTGTTCACACCAGAGAAAAGCCTTATAAGTGTGACGAGTGTGGGAAACCCTTCAGCCATATCCTGACCCTAAAGATCCACCAGAGTGTTCACAGTGGAGAGAAGCCTTATAAATGCAATGACTGTGGGAAAGCCTTTTACCGAAACACTCACCTTAATGAACACCGGAGGATTCACACAGGCTACAAGCCCCACAAATGTCACAAATGTGTCAAGAGTTTCAGCCGGCTCTCCCACCTGATTCGACACCTGTCCATTCATACCACAGAAAAACCCTACACCTGTGCCGACTGCAAGGAGACCTTCAGCCATAATGAATACCTTATCCAGCACCAGAAAATCCACATGGTGGAAGCCCCCTATGAATGTCAGGAGTGTGGTGAGCGCTTCATTTGCCACTCAACCCTAACTTGCCACCAGAGTGTACACATCAGAGAAAAACAAGGACTTGATAAAAGTAGGAAGATCTTGGATGAGAACCCAGAGCAGACAGAGCATCCAAAGGTCAGCAAGAAGTGCTTTAAGTGTGACGAGTGTGAGAAAACCTTCAGCTGCAGCAAATACCTGACTCAGCACAAGAGGATTCACACCAGGGTGAAGCCCTTTGAGTGTGAccagtgtgggaaagcctttggCCAAAGTAACCAGCTCATTCACCACCAGAGGATCCACACTGGGGTGAAGCCATATGAGTGTGGGGACTGCAGGAAGGCCTTCATTCACAGCACCTCCCTCACCAAACATCAGTCCACCCACAAGAGTGAGCAACTCTTTAAATTTAACGAATGTAGTAAGACCTTACACCAAAGTGCATACCTCTTAGAACATCAGTTAACCCACCCTGCAGAGAAGCCCTTTAAACATTACATGTGTGATGAAGTCTCTGCCCACAGTAACTACCTTATTCAGCATCAGGGAACTCAGGCTGGAAAGGAGTCCTTTGAGCATCACGAATGTGGGGAAATGGTCCAGCAGAGCTCGTGCCTTTCCCAGCATCAGAGAGTTCGCACAATTGAGAAACCCTACAAATGTGGTGATTGTGGGAAAACCTTCAGCCTGGGTGCTCAGCTTGTCCAACACCAGAGAGTGCACACAGGAGAAAAGCCTTACATTTGTCAGGAATGCGGGAAAGCCTTCAGCCAGAGCTCATGCCTTTCTAAGCATCAGAGAGTTCACACAGGTGAGAAGCCCTATGAATGTGGCTACTGTGGGAAAACCTTCAGCCGGGGTGCACCACTCGTCCGACACCAAAGAATTCATACCGGAGAAAAGCCTTACGTTTGtcaggaatgtgggaaagccttccgCCAGAGCTCATGCCTCTCTAAACATCAGAGGatccacactggggagaagccCTATGTGTGTACCGAATGTGGGAAAGCTTTTGCCCAGAAAGCAAATCTGACACAACATGAGAGAACTCACACGGGGGAGAAGCCTTATGTTTGTGATGTGTGTGGGAAAGCCTTTGGCCTTAGCAGTCATCTCAGTCAGCACCAGAGAATTCACATGCAGGAGAAAGCCTAA
- the ZNF473 gene encoding zinc finger protein 473 isoform X2 has product MDFTLEDWEQLRLDQSNLFWDTALDNYQSLFLLNPPRPNVTSRPDGGKELEALAKGSPESTAPDTAETKTSPLPQDLLAEGLSQEILETFSKDGLWNSHLGEACIGQSWLDSLLGDPESLLSSDIVTSKESPKLGPKSLLFLGADSVTCDLPEKSLTPANSQECGNDFGCFSEQSQQDTIQGGEKPYKCSECGKSFSRSYHLIQHWVIHTREEPTVHQEYENDFSQSTCLFVQPVTHTDYKSCVVCNKCGETFSQNTQLLWHQKIHTKEKPCKSQDSDHPSGHNSQPVEHQKTHPGGKSYKCKECGKGFSQTFHFTRHQKTHTRKRYECAKCKATFNFNKYLLQHQKIHAPKRIFECQECGKAFRQNSLLLKHQSVHTREKPYKCDECGKPFSHILTLKIHQSVHSGEKPYKCNDCGKAFYRNTHLNEHRRIHTGYKPHKCHKCVKSFSRLSHLIRHLSIHTTEKPYTCADCKETFSHNEYLIQHQKIHMVEAPYECQECGERFICHSTLTCHQSVHIREKQGLDKSRKILDENPEQTEHPKVSKKCFKCDECEKTFSCSKYLTQHKRIHTRVKPFECDQCGKAFGQSNQLIHHQRIHTGVKPYECGDCRKAFIHSTSLTKHQSTHKSEQLFKFNECSKTLHQSAYLLEHQLTHPAEKPFKHYMCDEVSAHSNYLIQHQGTQAGKESFEHHECGEMVQQSSCLSQHQRVRTIEKPYKCGDCGKTFSLGAQLVQHQRVHTGEKPYICQECGKAFSQSSCLSKHQRVHTGEKPYECGYCGKTFSRGAPLVRHQRIHTGEKPYVCQECGKAFRQSSCLSKHQRIHTGEKPYVCTECGKAFAQKANLTQHERTHTGEKPYVCDVCGKAFGLSSHLSQHQRIHMQEKA; this is encoded by the exons ATGGACTTCACCTTGGAGGACTGGGAGCAGCTGAGGCTGGACCAGAGCAACCTGTTCTGGGACACAGCGCTGGACAACTACCAGAGCCTCTTCCTGCTCA ACCCCCCCAGACCCAACGTGACTTCCCGTCCAGATGGTGGGAAAGAGCTGGAGGCCCTGGCAAAAGGGAGCCCAGAGTCAACAGCCCCTG ACACAGCTGAGACCAAGACCTCTCCTCTGCCCCAGGACCTCTTGGCAGAAGGACTCTCCCAGGAGATTTTAGAGACATTTTCCAAGGATGGCCTCTGGAACTCCCATTTGGGAGAAGCCTGCATAGGCCAGAGCTGGTTAGATAGTTTGCTGGGAGATCCAGAAAGTCTTCTGAGTTCTGATATTGTTACCAGCAAGGAAAGCCCCAAACTTGGTCCCAAGTCCCTCCTTTTTCTAGGGGCGGATTCTGTGACTTGTGATCTTCCTGAAAAGAGCCTAACACCAGCAAACTCTCAGGAATGTGGGAATGACTTTGGCTGCTTCTCAGAACAGAGCCAACAGGATACCATCCAGGGAGGGGAGAAACCATATAAATGTAGTGAGTGTGGGAAGAGCTTCAGCCGGAgttaccatctgatccagcactGGGTTATTCACACTAGGGAGGAACCCACTGTGCACCAAGAGTATGAGAATGATTTCAGCCAGAGCACTTGTCTTTTTGTGCAACCAGTGACTCACACAGACTACAAATCCTGTGTTGTGTGTAACAAGTGCGGGGAAACTTTCAGTCAGAATACACAACTCCTGTGGCATCAGAAAATTCACACCAAAGAAAAACCATGTAAGAGTCAAGACAGTGACCATCCATCAGGTCACAACTCACAGCCTGTTGAGCATCAGAAAACCCACCCAGGTGGCAAATCCTACAAATGTAAAGAATGTGGCAAGGGTTTCAGTCAAACATTTCACTTCACCCGGCATCAGAAGACCCACACTCGGAAACGCTATGAATGTGCCAAATGCAAGGCGACCTTCAACTTTAATAAATATCTCCTCCAACATCAGAAAATCCATGCTCCAAAAAGGATATTTGAATGTCAGGAGTGCGGGAAGGCCTTCAGGCAAAACTCCTTGCTCCTCAAACACCAGTCTGTTCACACCAGAGAAAAGCCTTATAAGTGTGACGAGTGTGGGAAACCCTTCAGCCATATCCTGACCCTAAAGATCCACCAGAGTGTTCACAGTGGAGAGAAGCCTTATAAATGCAATGACTGTGGGAAAGCCTTTTACCGAAACACTCACCTTAATGAACACCGGAGGATTCACACAGGCTACAAGCCCCACAAATGTCACAAATGTGTCAAGAGTTTCAGCCGGCTCTCCCACCTGATTCGACACCTGTCCATTCATACCACAGAAAAACCCTACACCTGTGCCGACTGCAAGGAGACCTTCAGCCATAATGAATACCTTATCCAGCACCAGAAAATCCACATGGTGGAAGCCCCCTATGAATGTCAGGAGTGTGGTGAGCGCTTCATTTGCCACTCAACCCTAACTTGCCACCAGAGTGTACACATCAGAGAAAAACAAGGACTTGATAAAAGTAGGAAGATCTTGGATGAGAACCCAGAGCAGACAGAGCATCCAAAGGTCAGCAAGAAGTGCTTTAAGTGTGACGAGTGTGAGAAAACCTTCAGCTGCAGCAAATACCTGACTCAGCACAAGAGGATTCACACCAGGGTGAAGCCCTTTGAGTGTGAccagtgtgggaaagcctttggCCAAAGTAACCAGCTCATTCACCACCAGAGGATCCACACTGGGGTGAAGCCATATGAGTGTGGGGACTGCAGGAAGGCCTTCATTCACAGCACCTCCCTCACCAAACATCAGTCCACCCACAAGAGTGAGCAACTCTTTAAATTTAACGAATGTAGTAAGACCTTACACCAAAGTGCATACCTCTTAGAACATCAGTTAACCCACCCTGCAGAGAAGCCCTTTAAACATTACATGTGTGATGAAGTCTCTGCCCACAGTAACTACCTTATTCAGCATCAGGGAACTCAGGCTGGAAAGGAGTCCTTTGAGCATCACGAATGTGGGGAAATGGTCCAGCAGAGCTCGTGCCTTTCCCAGCATCAGAGAGTTCGCACAATTGAGAAACCCTACAAATGTGGTGATTGTGGGAAAACCTTCAGCCTGGGTGCTCAGCTTGTCCAACACCAGAGAGTGCACACAGGAGAAAAGCCTTACATTTGTCAGGAATGCGGGAAAGCCTTCAGCCAGAGCTCATGCCTTTCTAAGCATCAGAGAGTTCACACAGGTGAGAAGCCCTATGAATGTGGCTACTGTGGGAAAACCTTCAGCCGGGGTGCACCACTCGTCCGACACCAAAGAATTCATACCGGAGAAAAGCCTTACGTTTGtcaggaatgtgggaaagccttccgCCAGAGCTCATGCCTCTCTAAACATCAGAGGatccacactggggagaagccCTATGTGTGTACCGAATGTGGGAAAGCTTTTGCCCAGAAAGCAAATCTGACACAACATGAGAGAACTCACACGGGGGAGAAGCCTTATGTTTGTGATGTGTGTGGGAAAGCCTTTGGCCTTAGCAGTCATCTCAGTCAGCACCAGAGAATTCACATGCAGGAGAAAGCCTAA